In one Steroidobacteraceae bacterium genomic region, the following are encoded:
- a CDS encoding TolC family protein: MKYLAILLATTAIASCAYIPDERLERDVRQIVRTRADVEASWHRDADAQRVALEKAKALLADGLGLEEAVQVALLANPDLQIEFERLGIARAEYIDAITLPNPVVFASRRRVEDGDGHQTEYGLVQNILALVRLPIERRVASFELQAAKLHMANAVIALAANTRVAYYELAAKRRLARLHDQHADAGRLRLELAERYYTAGNIAAAEREEQRDAAVASRHAQAAAQRELAAATAVLERLLGGLSIADVELSDRLAPVPAQDPEFAPLLARALEQNLQIDAYRREVDARTAGRQAIRRTRWLDELSVGVSTEQDPDGTRLTGPDVEFPLPLFSQRQAEVARGDAVARLAMREAEAAALNLREQLELAFARLVEHRRNVVMLRDELLPARERLRDSEQRRQFFMLEGPFAPLAARQLELEGYEQFIAEVGAYWAARAQLAALCGNCEAMLGAP; encoded by the coding sequence ATGAAGTACCTGGCGATACTCCTCGCGACCACTGCAATCGCAAGCTGCGCCTACATTCCGGACGAGCGGCTCGAAAGGGATGTCCGGCAGATCGTGCGCACGCGCGCCGATGTCGAGGCGAGCTGGCACCGCGATGCCGACGCGCAGCGTGTGGCGCTCGAGAAGGCCAAGGCATTGCTCGCCGATGGCCTGGGTCTCGAAGAGGCCGTCCAGGTAGCTCTTCTCGCGAATCCCGATCTGCAGATCGAATTCGAGCGGCTTGGAATTGCCCGGGCGGAATATATCGACGCTATCACCTTGCCCAATCCGGTCGTGTTTGCATCGCGGCGTCGCGTCGAGGATGGCGATGGCCACCAGACAGAGTATGGCCTGGTGCAAAACATCCTGGCATTGGTCCGTCTGCCCATCGAGCGCCGCGTTGCGAGTTTCGAACTGCAGGCGGCCAAGCTCCACATGGCCAACGCCGTGATCGCGCTCGCCGCAAATACCCGGGTTGCCTACTACGAACTTGCGGCCAAGCGACGGCTCGCCAGACTGCACGATCAGCATGCCGACGCCGGCCGTTTGCGCCTGGAGCTGGCCGAACGCTATTACACGGCCGGCAACATTGCGGCGGCCGAGCGCGAAGAGCAACGCGACGCAGCGGTTGCGAGCCGCCACGCGCAGGCCGCGGCGCAACGCGAACTTGCGGCTGCGACCGCGGTGTTGGAGCGCTTGCTCGGCGGACTGTCGATCGCGGATGTCGAGCTGTCCGACCGACTCGCGCCGGTGCCGGCGCAGGATCCCGAGTTCGCGCCGTTGCTGGCCCGCGCGCTCGAGCAGAATCTGCAGATCGACGCCTATCGGCGCGAGGTCGATGCGCGCACGGCGGGCCGCCAGGCGATACGTCGTACGCGCTGGCTCGATGAATTGTCGGTCGGCGTGAGTACCGAACAGGATCCCGACGGCACCCGTCTCACGGGCCCGGATGTGGAGTTCCCCCTGCCATTGTTCTCCCAACGTCAGGCCGAGGTCGCACGGGGCGATGCGGTGGCGCGCCTGGCAATGCGCGAGGCCGAGGCGGCAGCACTCAATTTGCGTGAACAACTCGAGTTGGCATTTGCGCGGCTCGTCGAACATCGCCGCAATGTCGTCATGCTGCGCGATGAGCTGCTGCCTGCGCGCGAGCGGCTGCGCGACAGCGAGCAACGACGCCAGTTCTTCATGCTGGAGGGTCCGTTCGCGCCGCTCGCAGCGCGCCAGCTCGAGCTCGAAGGCTATGAGCAATTCATCGCCGAGGTGGGTGCCTATTGGGCAGCCCGTGCACAATTGGCCGCATTGTGCGGCAATTGCGAAGCGATGCTGGGCGCGCCGTGA
- the nhaA gene encoding Na+/H+ antiporter NhaA has translation MRAMVLQGALNKFLKLESSAGLLVMGAAALALLVSNSPLGAIYDDFWRTRVGFVFADFQLVKPLLMWVNDGLMAVFFLLVGLEIKREFLTGELASLQQRILPFAGAVGGIVLPALVYSYWTGADPIALRGWAIPAATDIAFSLAVLALFAARVPLALKVLLTAIAVIDDLAAIVIIALFYTEDLSARMLAVAAIVVLVMLILNRASVMRPGAYLLLGVVLWVSVLKSGVHATLAGVITAFALPLRPDKGSAPAPASLIEDLLHPWVAYGVLPLFALANAGLDLGALQSAELPAGVATGAATGLVVGKSLGIFLALIIVNALMPVTKRSAIPVLQLLALSAVAGIGFTMSLFIASLAFETAPAQYFEAAKAGVLAGSLLAGALGALLLHWALPRR, from the coding sequence ATGCGTGCCATGGTCTTGCAAGGCGCGCTCAACAAATTTCTCAAACTGGAGTCTTCCGCCGGACTCCTGGTCATGGGCGCCGCCGCGTTGGCGCTTTTGGTGAGCAATTCGCCGCTGGGCGCGATCTACGACGACTTCTGGCGCACGCGGGTTGGTTTTGTTTTTGCCGACTTCCAGCTCGTCAAACCCTTGCTGATGTGGGTCAACGACGGCCTGATGGCCGTGTTCTTCCTGCTAGTGGGCCTCGAAATCAAGCGCGAGTTCCTGACCGGCGAGCTAGCGAGCCTCCAGCAGCGCATTCTGCCATTTGCCGGTGCCGTGGGCGGGATCGTGCTGCCGGCCCTGGTGTATAGCTATTGGACCGGCGCCGATCCAATTGCGTTGCGCGGCTGGGCCATTCCGGCGGCGACCGATATTGCGTTCTCGCTGGCGGTGTTGGCGCTTTTTGCCGCCCGGGTGCCGCTTGCACTCAAGGTCCTGCTGACCGCTATCGCAGTGATCGACGATCTCGCGGCGATCGTGATCATCGCCCTTTTCTATACCGAAGACTTGTCTGCGCGAATGCTCGCGGTTGCAGCCATCGTCGTGCTCGTCATGTTGATTCTCAATCGCGCGTCGGTGATGCGGCCCGGTGCCTATTTGCTGCTCGGCGTCGTGCTGTGGGTGTCGGTGCTCAAGTCGGGCGTTCACGCGACACTCGCCGGCGTGATAACCGCCTTCGCGCTGCCGCTGCGTCCGGACAAGGGCAGCGCGCCCGCGCCCGCCAGCCTGATCGAAGACCTGCTGCATCCCTGGGTGGCCTATGGTGTATTGCCCCTGTTTGCGCTGGCCAACGCTGGCCTTGATCTTGGCGCATTACAGAGTGCCGAGTTGCCAGCCGGTGTTGCCACGGGCGCCGCGACCGGACTGGTCGTCGGCAAGTCGCTCGGGATCTTTCTCGCTTTGATCATCGTCAACGCGCTCATGCCTGTCACGAAGCGCAGCGCGATTCCGGTACTGCAATTGCTGGCGCTGAGTGCCGTTGCCGGGATCGGCTTCACGATGAGTCTTTTTATTGCGAGCCTCGCCTTCGAAACTGCGCCTGCGCAGTATTTCGAGGCTGCCAAGGCGGGTGTACTCGCGGGATCGCTGCTCGCTGGCGCGCTCGGCGCGCTCCTGCTGCATTGGGCACTGCCACGGCGATGA
- a CDS encoding DUF2799 domain-containing protein — protein sequence MRNIKSMLGLLVLSATLLQTGCASLSKDECRYADWYDIGYRDGRQGFPGDRLVTHAKACGEHGVAPDRTRYLDGRAAGLGAYCTAQNGFAVGNSGSRYYGVCDDDPDNGFHATYALGQALYRARYRLNQIDHELGSVDGVIADKESSDKERAVAVLRRIELTRDRVIAARQLEELEYQAQSI from the coding sequence ATGCGAAACATCAAATCCATGTTGGGTCTGTTGGTCCTGTCCGCGACGCTGCTGCAGACAGGTTGTGCAAGTCTGTCCAAGGACGAGTGTCGCTATGCCGACTGGTACGACATCGGCTACCGCGATGGCCGGCAGGGATTTCCAGGTGACCGGCTCGTCACGCACGCCAAGGCCTGTGGCGAACACGGCGTAGCACCCGATCGCACACGCTATCTGGATGGACGAGCCGCAGGGCTCGGGGCCTATTGCACGGCGCAAAACGGTTTCGCGGTCGGCAATTCAGGCTCGCGCTACTACGGTGTATGCGACGACGACCCGGATAACGGTTTTCATGCGACCTACGCGCTTGGCCAGGCGCTCTACCGCGCCCGCTACCGACTCAATCAGATCGACCACGAACTGGGATCTGTCGATGGCGTGATCGCTGACAAGGAATCCAGCGACAAGGAACGCGCCGTCGCAGTGCTGCGGCGCATCGAGCTGACTCGTGATCGCGTGATTGCCGCGCGTCAACTCGAGGAACTCGAATACCAGGCGCAGAGCATCTAG
- a CDS encoding cystathionine gamma-synthase family protein has product MAYDSYHKRKVGERTLAPETQMMGFGYDPNLSEGALKPPIFLTSTFVFRSAQDGKDFFDYTSGRRQPPPGKEAGLVYSRFNNPNLEVLEDRLALWEGGETAMVLSSGMSAISTTIWSYARPGDVLLCSQPLYGGTETLLEKTLPNYRIHSVSVSDGCDAKAVRRGAEKALAMARNNGGRVSLLMTETPANPTNGLVDLALWRESADWLQAEQGGERPMLAVDNTFLGPVYQRPLEHGADIVIYSLTKYVGGHSDLVAGGVVGSKAALGPIRALRSSFGTQLDPNTAWMIMRSMETLALRMHKSADNAQQVAGYLRNHAKIAAVNYLGFLAADDPRRKVFERQCQSAGSTFSFTVRGGEREAFQFLDSLSVMKLAVSLGGTETLISHPASTTHSGVPKETRDRLGVTDALIRISVGIENADDLIADLELGLSKI; this is encoded by the coding sequence ATGGCATACGATAGCTACCACAAGCGCAAGGTCGGCGAACGCACGCTGGCGCCCGAGACCCAGATGATGGGTTTCGGTTACGACCCCAACCTGTCCGAAGGCGCGCTCAAGCCGCCCATTTTCCTGACTTCCACCTTCGTGTTCCGCAGTGCGCAGGATGGCAAGGATTTCTTCGACTACACGTCCGGCCGGCGCCAGCCACCGCCGGGCAAGGAAGCAGGGCTGGTCTACTCGCGTTTCAACAATCCCAACCTGGAGGTGCTCGAAGACAGGTTGGCGTTGTGGGAGGGCGGTGAGACGGCCATGGTGTTGTCCAGCGGCATGTCCGCGATCTCGACGACGATCTGGAGCTATGCGCGGCCGGGTGATGTTCTGCTGTGCAGTCAACCCTTGTATGGTGGCACGGAGACCTTGCTCGAGAAGACGCTGCCCAATTATCGAATCCACAGCGTCAGCGTGAGTGACGGTTGCGATGCAAAGGCCGTGCGACGCGGCGCCGAAAAGGCACTCGCCATGGCTCGCAACAACGGTGGTCGCGTGAGCCTGCTTATGACCGAAACGCCTGCGAATCCGACCAATGGCCTGGTGGACCTGGCATTGTGGCGTGAGAGCGCAGACTGGCTGCAGGCCGAGCAGGGCGGGGAGCGTCCGATGCTCGCGGTCGACAATACGTTTCTCGGGCCTGTTTACCAGCGCCCGCTCGAGCATGGCGCCGATATCGTGATTTATTCACTCACCAAATATGTTGGTGGTCATTCAGATCTGGTGGCAGGTGGGGTGGTGGGTTCGAAAGCGGCGCTCGGGCCGATCCGGGCGCTGCGTTCGAGTTTTGGCACTCAGCTCGATCCGAACACCGCGTGGATGATCATGCGTTCGATGGAAACGCTTGCGCTGCGCATGCACAAATCGGCCGACAATGCACAGCAGGTTGCCGGATATCTGCGCAATCATGCGAAGATCGCTGCGGTGAATTACCTCGGATTTCTCGCCGCCGACGATCCACGGCGCAAGGTATTCGAGCGGCAATGCCAGAGCGCCGGATCAACCTTCTCGTTCACTGTTCGAGGCGGAGAACGCGAGGCATTTCAGTTCCTGGACTCGCTCTCGGTCATGAAGCTCGCAGTGAGCCTGGGTGGCACGGAAACACTCATCTCTCACCCGGCGTCGACGACTCACTCCGGCGTGCCGAAGGAGACGCGAGATCGGTTGGGGGTCACGGATGCGCTGATTCGCATTTCGGTAGGCATCGAAAACGCGGACGACCTGATCGCGGACCTCGAGCTCGGTTTAAGTAAAATCTGA
- a CDS encoding NADPH:quinone oxidoreductase family protein, which translates to MDIPDPGAPDVLEVLVAVEAVGINFPDVLIIADRYQRRPARPFAPGGEFAGTVVAVGAGVQKFKAGDRVFGWCVSGALAERLRLPAAECLHVPPGMPMDEAASLLMTYGTAHYALTRRGQLRRGESVLVLGAAGGLGVASIEIARAHGAGIIGAVSSMPKADFVRDLGVDEVLIYPAGPLDRNAQRELAAQFKLATGGGCDLVADNVGGSYSEPALRCLNWGGRFLVMGFPAGIPAIPLNLPLLKSCQIVGVAFGAWLQRERQAAARLVDELLELYRDGRIRPRIQARFPLARGGDAIAQLSERRAIGKIVVTI; encoded by the coding sequence ATGGACATACCCGACCCGGGTGCGCCAGATGTACTCGAGGTTCTCGTAGCCGTGGAGGCCGTCGGCATCAACTTCCCCGATGTGCTGATCATCGCGGATCGCTACCAGCGTCGGCCTGCCCGGCCGTTCGCGCCCGGCGGCGAGTTCGCAGGCACAGTCGTAGCAGTAGGTGCGGGCGTACAGAAGTTCAAAGCCGGCGATCGGGTCTTCGGGTGGTGCGTGAGCGGCGCTCTGGCCGAGCGCCTCCGTCTGCCCGCAGCGGAGTGCCTGCATGTGCCCCCGGGCATGCCGATGGATGAGGCCGCGTCCCTGCTGATGACCTACGGCACAGCTCACTATGCGTTGACGCGGCGCGGTCAGCTACGCCGGGGAGAATCCGTGCTCGTGCTGGGTGCTGCCGGGGGGCTCGGAGTTGCAAGCATCGAAATTGCCAGGGCCCACGGTGCCGGCATCATCGGCGCTGTTTCATCGATGCCCAAGGCGGATTTCGTTCGCGATCTCGGAGTTGACGAGGTACTGATCTATCCGGCGGGCCCGCTCGATCGCAATGCACAACGCGAACTCGCGGCGCAATTCAAACTGGCCACAGGCGGCGGTTGCGACCTGGTGGCGGACAACGTCGGTGGCAGCTATTCGGAGCCCGCGCTGCGTTGCCTCAACTGGGGCGGTCGTTTTCTGGTCATGGGCTTTCCAGCCGGCATCCCGGCCATACCGCTGAATCTGCCCTTGCTCAAAAGCTGTCAGATCGTCGGGGTCGCCTTCGGCGCCTGGTTGCAGCGTGAACGGCAGGCCGCGGCACGATTGGTGGATGAGCTGCTCGAGTTGTATCGAGATGGCCGCATCCGACCGCGCATTCAAGCGCGATTCCCGCTCGCGCGCGGCGGTGATGCAATTGCGCAGCTTTCCGAGCGACGCGCCATCGGCAAGATCGTCGTGACGATCTGA
- a CDS encoding MoaD/ThiS family protein gives MGAECKVNIPSPLRSYTHDAATVAARGDNVDAILRDLDARYSGLRFRIIDEQDAIRPHIRIYVNETVASDIGMSVRPGATLHLICALSGG, from the coding sequence ATGGGCGCTGAGTGCAAGGTCAACATCCCTAGTCCGTTGCGATCGTACACCCACGATGCAGCAACCGTCGCGGCGCGCGGCGATAATGTCGATGCGATATTGCGTGATCTCGATGCCCGCTACAGTGGACTTCGCTTTCGCATCATCGATGAGCAGGACGCGATTCGCCCCCATATTCGCATCTATGTGAACGAGACGGTTGCATCTGACATCGGCATGTCGGTTCGACCGGGCGCTACGCTACACCTGATCTGCGCGCTGTCGGGCGGTTGA
- a CDS encoding HesA/MoeB/ThiF family protein, which translates to MALSTDDLARYQRHLSLPEIGAEGQERLGNALVGIVGMGGLGSPAALYLAAAGIGRLRLIDHDAVDLSNLQRQVLYATADIGAAKVECARARLQALNPAIEVTACNEAVGALNAGRLLGDCDVVVDGTDRLAARYLVNDACVLLGRTLVSAAIHRFEGQMLTVVPGKGPCYRCLFAESADGLVPNCADAGVLGVLPGVMGCLQATEVIKLITAIGEPLVGRLLVFDALAMSFRRFAVERRVDCAVCGDSPSIRTLRSHAAATVSRMSASELSRSAERIRRGDLAVVDVREEHEFVAGHLPGAINIPLAQLPTRLHELPVCEALVMLCRSGGRSEEACQAALRAGVNGVFNLDGGLLAWARDIDPSLRVVDP; encoded by the coding sequence GTGGCGCTGTCGACGGATGACCTTGCGCGCTATCAGCGCCATCTGTCACTCCCGGAGATTGGCGCCGAAGGACAGGAGCGGCTCGGTAACGCGCTGGTCGGCATCGTCGGCATGGGCGGCCTGGGCTCCCCCGCGGCGCTCTACCTCGCGGCTGCCGGCATCGGGCGATTGCGGCTCATCGACCACGATGCAGTTGACCTCAGCAATCTGCAGCGTCAGGTTCTCTACGCAACCGCAGATATTGGCGCGGCCAAGGTCGAGTGCGCCCGTGCACGCCTGCAGGCGCTGAATCCTGCCATCGAGGTCACGGCATGCAACGAGGCCGTGGGCGCGCTGAATGCCGGGCGACTGCTCGGCGACTGCGACGTGGTCGTCGACGGCACGGATCGCCTTGCCGCACGCTACCTCGTCAATGATGCCTGCGTGCTGTTGGGGCGTACGCTGGTGAGCGCGGCGATTCATCGCTTCGAAGGCCAGATGCTGACGGTCGTTCCGGGAAAGGGACCCTGTTACCGCTGCCTTTTTGCGGAATCAGCCGACGGCCTGGTACCGAACTGCGCCGATGCGGGTGTGCTCGGCGTATTACCCGGGGTCATGGGATGCCTGCAGGCAACCGAGGTCATCAAGCTCATCACCGCAATTGGTGAGCCGCTGGTCGGTCGGCTGCTGGTTTTCGATGCACTGGCCATGAGTTTCAGGCGATTTGCCGTCGAGCGACGGGTCGATTGTGCCGTCTGCGGCGATTCGCCGAGCATACGCACGCTCCGTTCCCATGCCGCTGCGACAGTTTCGCGCATGTCAGCGAGTGAGTTGTCACGATCCGCCGAACGGATCAGGCGCGGTGATCTCGCCGTCGTCGATGTTCGCGAAGAGCATGAATTCGTCGCAGGACATCTGCCAGGCGCGATCAATATCCCACTGGCGCAACTGCCGACGCGATTGCACGAATTGCCGGTCTGCGAAGCGTTGGTGATGCTGTGCCGCAGCGGCGGCCGCAGCGAAGAGGCCTGTCAGGCCGCCTTGCGCGCCGGCGTGAACGGCGTATTCAATCTCGATGGAGGCTTGCTCGCCTGGGCCCGCGACATCGACCCCTCGCTGCGCGTTGTCGATCCCTAG